Proteins co-encoded in one Daphnia carinata strain CSIRO-1 chromosome 3, CSIRO_AGI_Dcar_HiC_V3, whole genome shotgun sequence genomic window:
- the LOC130692870 gene encoding cytidine deaminase-like produces MITQKKQWPLDGQLSKRRSLQSIFEQNKTVYWPSSAKMGDNHQESVKYDLLDSSVKTIINKAQAIREKAYCPYSKFAVGAALLCEDGTIVDGCNVENVSYGLTICAERAAICKAISQEQKSFKCIAICAEMEDYFVSPCGACRQVLAEFNTGMEVYLCKPNNDIVKTSVTKLLPLSFTPNWVSFST; encoded by the exons ATGATAACACAGAAGAAGCAATGGCCACTGGACGG TCAGCTTTCAAAACGTCGTTCGCTTCAGTCG ATTTTTGAGCAAAATAAAACGGTTTATTGGCCGTCGTCTGCAAAGATGGGAGACAACCATCAAGAATCTGTAAAATACGATCTTCTAG ATTCCTCGGTTAAAACTATTATTAACAAGGCTCAGGCCATTAGAGAAAAAGCATATTGCCCTTACAGCAAATTTGCAGTGGGCGCGGCACTGTTGTGTGAAGATGGAACTATAGTTGATGGCTGCAAtgttgaaaatgtttcatatGGCTTGACAATATGTGCAGAAAGAGCTGCCATTTGTAAAGCTATTTCCCAAGAACAGAAATCTTTCAAATGCATAGCCATTTGCGCTGAGATGGAAGACTACTTTGTCAGTCCTTGTGGAGCTTGTCGGCAG GTTCTAGCCGAATTCAACACTGGCATGGAAGTCTACTTGTGCAAACCAAATAACGACATTGTAAAGACTTCGGTGACGAAGTTGCTACCACTCTCATTTACACCAAACTGGGTTTCGTTTTCCACATGA
- the LOC130692868 gene encoding coenzyme Q-binding protein COQ10 homolog B, mitochondrial-like, whose protein sequence is MPTSCPLPFIAILKFSCRGSTIVLSPKRDYITFARNVAGKCNGIQCIQGPTPYHEAILSKNSSDRRVDLVVASRGFIKLPGGLEIGNKRKDYSERRLLGYSMEQMYNVVAEVEKYKNFVPYCKSSVVTSRTPGHLRADLAIGFPPLLVESYTSSVMLTPPNLVKSVCSEGKLFNHLLTIWKFSPGLKENPKSCLLDFSISFEFRSAIHSQLSHMFFDQVVRQMVTAFLTEARRRYGPASVTGQRPQVLSATS, encoded by the exons ATGCCGACAAGTTGTCCGTTGCCATTCATTGCCATCTTGAAGTTTTCGTGCCGTGGTAGTACGATAGTCTTATCGCCTAAAAGGGATTACATTACATTTGCCAG AAATGTTGCAGGTAAATGTAATGGTATCCAATGTATTCAAGGTCCTACACCATACCATGAAGCCATCCTTTCTAAGAACTCTAGTGATAGAAGAGTTGACCTAGTTGTGGCTAGTCGTGGCTTCATTAAGCTGCCTGGTGGACTAGAGattggaaataaaagaaaagattattcTGAAAGAAGATTACTAGG ATATTCAATGGAGCAAATGTACAATGTTGTTGCGGAAGTTGAAAAgtataaaaattttgttccaTACTGCAAGAGCTCTGTAGTCACATCCAGAACTCCTGGGCATCTTAGAGCTGATTTAGCCATTGGCTTTCCACCATTGCTAGTAGAAAGCTATACAAGTAGTGTCATGCTAACCCCACCAAATTTGGTGAAATCTGTGTGCTCTGAAGGAAAACTCTTCAATCATCTGCTAACAATTTGGAAATTTAGCCCTGGACTAAAGGAAAATCCCAAAAGTTGCCTCTTGGATTTTTCTATATCCTTTGAATTTCGGTCTGCGATCCATTCTCAGCTGTCACATATGTTTTTTGATCAAGTAGTTAGGCAAATGGTTACGGCCTTTTTGACAGAAGCGAGGAGACGCTACGGGCCTGCATCCGTAACGGGTCAAAGGCCACAGGTGTTATCTGCAACGTCATGA